A window of Cydia fagiglandana chromosome Z, ilCydFagi1.1, whole genome shotgun sequence genomic DNA:
CAATGGCAGATCACAAGCAAATTTATctggaaataaaaaaatatcaaccCCCGCTAATTGAAAAAACCAAATATGAGGCAATAAATTATGAAACACTTTATCAATTAGCACAAACCATCAATTTCGACGCAGACTCAGAATATAGACTCCTAGAAGAAAAGCTGATATCATGCATCAACAGCAGTAAAGTCACTAAATTCAAATACCAAAATCCACCAAAGCAAGACTGGATAAACAAAGAGATAATTGATATGATAAACAAACGCAACATCCTATGGCACGACCTCAAGAAACATCCAGGAAACGAGGAAAAAAAAGAATTGTTTATAAAACATCGAAATCAAGTTACCGAACATATACAAAGAACAAAAAGCAGCTACTACCAGAAAGCATTCGCCGACTGCAGCACAAATCCGAACAAAATGTGGAAACTTATAAACGCCCTGGCCAGGAATAAAACTGAAGAAATGCGAACACCTCCTAAATTAGTAACTGAGACTGGAACTATAACTGACCCAAAAAAGATCTGCGAATGCTTTAACGAATACTTTTCTAATATTGGTGCCACATTAGCCAGCAAAATCCCTTCTACAACACACTTTAAAAACGCTACAATAGCGTCACATGCCAAGTTTACAGAATTCATGCCTGCCACAGATCAAGAAATCACAACTATCATAAACAATTTAGACTCAAATACCAGCTCCGGCTTAGATGGAATAACTGTGAAATCTATAAAATGTGTAAAGTCCCTTATAGTTGGAAAATTAACTGAGTGTTTAAATGAATGTTTGAAACAAGGTTACTTCCCTGATAGTCTAAAGCTCGCAAAAGTAACTCCAATTTACAAATCTTCGACAAAATCAGATCCGGGAAACTACCGCCCTATATCAGTTCTACCGGTACTCTCAAAGATACTTGAAACTTTGTTACACAAACGTCTCGAAGGTCATCTTAGGTCGATAAACTTCCTTTACCCGAAGCAATATGGTTTTAGAGCACAATCAAACACCTTAACCGCCACCATAGATCTTGTGaccaaaataaaaatcaatattAAGCAAGAAGACCTAGATCGTTTTTCCCAATATTGTTCAAATAATAATCTTTTCCTTAACCCCGACAAATGTTTTGTTATCAGCTTCAATCGTAAGCAAGAccctataatatataattataaattatcccATTCAAATATTTCAAGAGTTTCCTTCATTAGAGATTTAGGAGTTACATTAGACTcgcaattaaattttaatacccACATAGATAACATTTGTAAACGGGCATATAAAAATTTGGGCATGTTGCTTCGGGTAGGGCAGCCTTTTAAGCGACCTAGAACTTATAAGTTATTGTTTTTCTGTTTTGTCCGTAGCGTCCTCGAGTTCGGTAGTGTTATATGGTCACCGCAGTATCAGGTACATATTGATCGACTGGAGCGGattcaaaacatttttataaaatctcTTAGTTATAGGACAGGTTTTCACTTCAATGACACCTCGACGGCTGCGAAGTACTTCAATATCCCTTCCCTCAGTAATCGTAGGATGTATTTGGATGTTATGTTTTTCtacaaaatttgtaaaaatgcaATCCAATGCCCTAATCTTTTACAAAAAgtgctttttagtgttccgcacCGCCCCTTACGTTCTAGGCCCCTTTTTCACGTTACTTTTGCTCGCAAGAAATATGCGCAGCATACGTTTTTCAGACGAGTGCCCAACTATTGTAATAGACATCTAGGCAGGATTGATCCCTTTCACAAATCACTTACTACACTTAAAATCAtgttaaaggaaaaaatattattgctgtAACTACCTACTCTCtgagattttattttgatagcTATTGTTCCTtgatttttatctatttttctGTACTGCGCTTCCTATTTTCAGAATTCTATATTTCTTTTCTTGACCCCcgctgaaattattattattattccgaCTTTTTGCTGTAAGTATTAATGAGTTATTCTTGTTTCTTGTTGTATGTATCCTACCTTGGGCTTATGCTTGTACCTATTGTATACCAATTTTCAGTTAcatgtatattttatgaacctccaggtcttttTAGTATTAAGATTTATGTGTGTATTACGCACCTCTAACATATGTATCTTATATGACTGTATGTgttctgaataaataaaataaaaaaaataaaataaaataataaaaatattgaccaAAAAAAGATTGCGGTGGGGGTGTTTATCGACCTAAAGAAGGCTTTCGACACTATCAGCCATCAGGTCCTTCTAGATAAGTTGAGGGAGGCTGGTTTGGGTGGTAAGGTCCTTGGAATGTTCGAGTCTTACCTTGAAAACCGCAAGCAAATAATCAAAATAGGTGAACATAAAAGTAGTCCGCGCAATGTCACGTTTGGTGTCCCTCAAGGCTCTATTTTGGGTCCTTTGCTCTTCTTAGTATATATTAATAACATCAGCAAAATAGGTCTAAGAGGCGACACTACCCTATATGCAGACGACACTAGCCTATTTTACTACGGCCACTCTATTCACGACATAATAGCTGATGCTCAAAGTGACCTAAATCTACTCAATAAGTGGTTTCAAAATAATCTCTTAACCATAAATATTAGCAAAACGAATTACATAATATTTGcgccaaaaaacaaaaaaattccGAGTAACCAGCCCCTAATAGTAAACAATCAGCCTATTAATAAAGTTGACCAGGAAAAGTACCTGGGTCTCATACTGGACAAAAAATTAACGTGGCAACCGCAAATTgacaaaataagaaataaaataacttcCTTAACTGGTTCACTCAAGGGTATAGTACGATGCCTTCCGAAACGTGTCCGATACACAATATATAACACACTCGTGAAGCCACATATTGAATACCTGATTGAGATATGGGGCACCGCCCCTCCCACTAACTTGAACTGTCTACAGCGAGCTCAAAATAAACTGATCAAAGTCTTATTTAACTATAACTTCCGTACGCCAACAGTTAAAATTTACAAAGACACCAAAATAATGACCATTAACCATGCCTACGTATATTACACTTGCAttcttataagaaaaatattatcaaatgACTTGCATATACAAATCTCTTTTACGAAAAAGCAACAAATTCAAAGAATTAAACTACGGAACGCTAATAACCTTATTTTACGCCCCCCGCGTACCAATTATGGCAAAAAATGCATATTATACGAGGGAGCCAACTTATACAATAAACTCCCAAATGACATCAAAGATGCCAAATCGTTGCGCACAtttaaaagattattaaaaCAATATCTCTCAAGCCGTCCATGAATATACTTTcactttatatatatatacttatgtatataatatacctcTACACTTACATTAGATTACCTACgtagaaataaagtaaataaacaaacaaaataaaaaatacgcataaaaataaaaacactacataataaaattacggGTAATAAATATTTGTCTCAAACCATCATATAACTGTTCACAATaatcctaaataaataaataataattaaccatTCATTAACTGTTCAGTAAAATACACATACAATATAAAACTACTGAACTTACTAGTTAATTTAACTCGGCAAATGCAATGTACGTACGCACTTATTATTAAGACACTTCCAAACTCCTTATATCCGTGTAAAACTTATCTACTACGCTCGCATGACGCATCACACAGTGCTGAGCGCTGCGCGCGCTCCAAGTAGACAACTAGACAGCGATCGTGTTCACCTTTAAACTTGTTTTGTATGCTTTTATAATCCTACCGGCAAATTGTAACTTTTATGGTTTTGTGATTGTATTAATGTTTACGCTCGCTAGATTAGATTAAGCATAGATTAAGTATCATAGCTAAAAAATTATGCATGTTGTTTTCTCTTCTCAAATAAGTGAATTATTGTTATTCTTTTGGGAAATAAAGATCTTTAAACCGAGATTCCATCAGTGTGCGCACTGTGCGGAACGAGCATATTCAGCACAAAAATGCTCGTGCTGCAGTGACGCACACTGGTGGAATGGAAGCCTTTACGAGACACATTTCGCCACGACATTTTATTCTGTGAAAATACAAATAGTTCCATTTTGTTTAGTTATGGTTTATGGCAATTCGATATTAATCATTCATCAATCATTTTCCAATAAAACTTCCTATTCTATTTCATCCAcccaacaaaaacattattgcaTAGTATTATAATgagaaattaaaataaaggtgacagtccatttccaacgacagctgcattactgttcattttactctggaaattgacaatgacagcgacgcgttcagtaccggtagtgcagctgcggttagaaatggaatgttaccataagtcaTCATTTCCTCTATTAAGGCATCGAATATACCTATTTCTGTACATCTACTATGTCCATTTTACACTACGATTTTTGTAATACACCGAAAATATGCAAAGTTCCGCTTACCTATCAGTTTAAGATATTTTGTCAAAATGTTTTAATCGCAGAGTGAAAGATATAAGAGTGACAGatcataaaccttattacaaaaggcataaggtccagcGATGGACAGTTAAAAGTGTTGTTGTTTGTAACATGACACTATTTCACTGACAGTCATGGTGAaccttgtacagtcagcagcagaagttgctaagcgggcgaggtgttacaaaattaccttgacgcgctcttattctcttaacaatagagtcgcgtcaagatcattatgaacacctcgcccgcttagcaactaatgTTGCGGACTGTAAGAGTGTCATTTGACGACCTCTATGTAAAAATATTAGATGATCAAACCCCCATGACACTTTAGTTCAGTCAAATAAAATCGGTGTATTATAAAAAACCTGACCTACCCATTTACATTATATTCTACAACCTCCACGATACGTACAAAAGGGATGTAAAAACTCATACATTCTATGTGTGTACAATAAGTATATAATAacaatacataataatgtaaaattgtaaaccTTCCCCCAATTCATTCCCGCCAGTCTTTTATGTATTcaattattttctcgattatgtTACAATGTGTATTATACACATGTGCACACATTTTTGTAAAAGTTCAGAAACATTTCCAGGAAATTTCGGGAATTTTTTACAGGTAACATCGGAAACTCTCAGTGTGAAAatggaaaatttaaatttcaattcccatacaaaaatatgagaaaTTTCTGAGAATGTGTTTTCTCAATTTTGGAAAGTTTCCAAATCAGAGAGATAATCCAAATTTCATTgtctgtctctctatcgctccAATACGCAAGAGTCATAGacaggcagataacgaaatttcgattatcGTGTTTCGCGGTACGCCTCAGTAATATCAAACCAATAGGTTGTTGACAGAGTCCGTCCAAGCAAACTCTCGTGAACTTTGACGTGACAAAAGTCTGGGAGTGCCAcaaaacaataaacaaagtatgtgcagagttagcttggtccaactccatttacacaaGTATCATAAAAACAGCATGGCTACGCTCGTAAATTCCGACATGTGCTCGATTTTTAAAACCGAAACGAAACCCTAAAATACTACTAAGtccattattaattattactcgtaaaatatgttatttattataGAACATTACCTTCAATAATTACGCGTATCAGCGTGCTTTGTTTTGATGTATCATTTATGATACAGACAGAATATTGATGTATCATATACGATACTGCTCAACAACACCAGATTTGGTTTTCAGTCTCTTATGTACCTGTACCTACTTCACAATCATGTTTTAAAATGCCGCCATGTCAAACTGAGCCTTGTCTGCCCGTGTTTAAGGTGCTTTTCTGGTCGTCTCACGTCTGCCGTTCCGCGGTGAAGGAGTATGAATAGTCCCGGTCCAGCTCGAAGCGAGTGCGCTTTTTGATCATCGGGAACTGAGTCtgtaaataaagtattaaatttaattggctactttcctactagtcaaatcagcttcttttttagaactgtcaaaacgatttgctaatatggaatttatatgaaaacttgtgtagtgacgtcacattcaactcacctactttttatacttccatccgatttattaaatataaattgtgtttacaaataactgctatctatgttcttctaataattatctggtgcttcatttcgtgcacggtgtgaaataatttattttaagtataggaaagtacccaattagACAATAGTGTATTTGACTATTAGTCAAATCAGtctcttttttcgaactgtcaaaaccaTTTTACTCCATTATGAAATGTACATGAAACACtaacatgtgacgtcacaatcaaattacctactctttatagttttatacgggtttaaaaatagaaattgtgtctaaaattaactgcatgcatggtgtaaaataatttatattaaatacagtcaaataccttGTAGGGATGAGATGCACCCCATTTCAGTTAATGATTTTAAAAACTGGTCATTCGTTTTGATGCTAATGTGTAATTAGTGTAATAGATGAAATAAGACACAAGAAAAACATACTGTACTGactgtaccacagaataaataatagtactaggtacagaagactcactctctaacaaaacgcgtctgttacgatcagcacagatatggccgctaggtggcgacagcgccacgcgcggcttatggctttccccaaaattggggtcggatggacttttagctacttacctgtagcaaagcgacgaaatcgcggagtgagccacgcctgactgtaCCGTGTAGTACTTACTAGAGCGTCGTCGGGCAGCCCCCGGAGCCTCGAGTTGAGCACGAAGGGCACGCCCTCGAGCCCGCTGTACCCGCCGAGCGTCTGGTAGTTGTTGCGCGGGAGCGGCGCGGGGCCCTTCTTGCGGTGCGGGGGCGGCGGCGACGTCACCGGGGGCTCCGTCGATGGAGGCCTGTTCACATCGATCTTATGTAAACACCACAGATGTATTACGAAGAGCACGAGGTCACCACACACAGAGTGCAATTGTACTTGTAAAATGCTACGACTTTAGCAGTAAGATTGActtgtattttatattataacagTCCAGCTACACCACTGGAGCTTCATATTCGTAATAACTATTAATCTACACGTACACGTTATTGTGAATGCAACTGAAATACGACGCATTCACCCCGTTTGATCttaataatattagtagggataataaaatacattttcatcacactcgctcagtaaatgtggaattgcacgcaggtttagcgggagttgtagaaaaagcgttctccctagggagttatgaagtttctagtactataattaacagttttttgtcataataattaatttttgtaccgcaagtgtgatgaaaaacattgtgtgtaactcggggcgtaataatattgcaaactcgagtctataaatcgctccggtaagccgtcgcgatttaacttactctcgtttgcaatattcaacttacgccccatgttgcacaatgtactattgtgtGGGGAAGCAATCGTCCACTATCTTACAAAAAATATCCAGTGTCTAATTGTTATTTGTCCAAAAATGACGTCCCATTAATGAACTATTATAActtataaggcccacttgcaccaccctACTAACCCAAGATTAAACAGTTCAACCtaataacctaatgtcaaattgtactggtaaccatgataactccaggtttaaccggttatccccgtgttagtagaatggtgcaagtgggcctaactaTTATAACAGAActattactgaatcgcaattaaaaagggattgagatagctgtcaatccatattgatttagatgtacagtaccggtcaaaagtttaagttcactctgcgaaataaggttatcatatttaattatgttcaaatatagaatatgttttgaatttcaaacgtttaattgtttccacgactaccaaataacaataaaaatacctcttggaggaatcgttttatgttattcggaaaatttgatccatttaatatttttgttccgtatttcctatgagatttcgtgaagttagaaatcatttaaaatgggtcgcaaagccgattttagtgtcgaaactcgtgctgttattgtaactctgtcaaatgagggctacacgacgcggaaaatcgctgaaaaaatgaaggtttctcaaaccgctgtcgtgagtactttgaaacgaaaacaaaaaaccggtcttaattgcagtcgatctcgatcaggtaggccaaaagtcacgtctaaaagcgaagaccaatttatttgcgtgaagagcaaacgccaacgtactctaactgctccagaaatttgcgaagaactcaacgccacccgagaacagcgagtatcggtttcgacagtgcaacggcgtctgcgaaactatggtctaaaaggtcgtattgctgccaaaaaacccttgtttcgtagtcagaataaagttaagaggttgaaatgggcccagaaacacaaaaactggacgtctgaacagtggtctaaagttttattttctgacgaatcgaagtttgaaatttttggagggagacgtcgtcaatatgttcgacgacaagtaggcgaacgaatgataaagcaatgcgtgatgccaacagtgaagcacggtggaggatcagttatggtctggggatgctttgcgggtgacaaagttggtgatctcgtgagagtcaatggcataatggataagaaaatatatcataacattttgcaacgtcacgcttttccatctggaaaacggattgtaggcagaggttttgttttccaacaagacaacgatcccaagcatacgtcgaagttgtgcaaaaactacatttcatccaaagagaaccaaaaagaattaaaatatatggattggcctcctcaatcgcccgacctcaatccgattgagttgttatgggatgaattggacaggagtgtgagaaaaatgcggccaactaataaagaacagctttgggaatacctatacatttgttggaataaaatttcgacatcaacactgcaaaaactaattacgcgaatgccgaaagtgtgtatggcagcattgaaagcaaaaggcggatattttgaagagtctaaagttggcaaaaactgatcttttttatttaattgtggttttaaattagagaattacctttaatttattatgtaataaaagattattaaatacattgtgttatattttattagtacattgtgttatagcttcatttaaccgaatttacagagtgaacttaaacttttgaccggtactgtaagtgtatggaaatctgttatttctaatccctttctgatcgcggcatgataatatacCTGGGCGCCGGCCTCGCCGGCTTGATGTTGTAAGAGGGACTCAGGGCCTCGTAGTCGTGCCCCGTGGTGAAGTCCTCGATGTTCGGGTACGCGCTCACGTTCATGTTTTTCAAGTCGGATATGATCGGGGACAGCTTCGGAGGCCTCTCGGGCGCCGCTCGCAATCTGAAATAAATGGCGTTTTTAATTGTATGGATTAAGGGATAGTTTTGAAATAATTCACTCCTTCGCAAGTCCTGAACTATTAAcgttttggacgccaatgactaatatatccgcaccgcaggtccgaCGCCAAAGACGCAtcaatcggtcacagaccacagtgcaacatagacctacgtgcttatgcataaagttcaatttcagttttgacacttcggtgaagTGGCGACCGAGTGACTGCTTTTGTGTTGacatggcgtcgaaaaggttaaagcgTCAAATACTTCAATGTTGATTTCAAGcaaaacagaaaaaaacacACTGTTTAAACACGAGAGACTCAAGTTATGGTCTTTACGTCCAAAAACTTTCTCTTTGATGGATGTGTAACGTAATATCATGGTCtcagtaataagtaataagtgaACAACCCCAAACAAAcaataacccccttattcataaacctttacgggcctgatttaattaaattatgttttatccctttcttactaATACAGAGGTCCAAACGACAGACAGAGACTTACGATGCACAGCTAATTCAAGCCAGTaacacgtttatgaataatgccataTATAGTTTAAAAACAAAGTGGCACCTTCCCAGCGACATATCAatagtcagctgcagagataaaGTAAGGACGCTAGGCACCAAGAATTTGATACATTGAcccgcctgttcctatctctatcgcacgcgcatatTTATATCGCTGTCCCGCTCGCCAAGTGGTATTGACCGTCGACACCATGTgcatgtacgaaattcttcatACTTAGTGTCTTCAAGTACTTTTGTTGACCCCAAGATAGCAGTATACTTGTAAGCGCCACTTACACCATCCCAGTAACCCGTAGTtatccggttaaacctggagttaccatggttaccagtacagtttgatactgggttaacggtttaaccgcttaaccctaggttagtgggatggtgcaagtgggactAATTCTTATGACTCGTATTCGTGCGTGGCATGCGCTGCAGTGGGATCCCATCGATGATTAATACAGTATGTAACATTAGGTGGTCAAAACTCAAAACCATTGGCAAATTGGAAAACGTCAAACTCAGGCGACAAGCAATACCTATTTGTCCAGACTAAGATGTCATGATACAGTTTCGAAGATATAGAACtggaaataaacaatatttaaacattacatacataaataaatacaagctACATAATATACATTCAGGATATTGACATAATTAGTTATTGTATCGCTTAGTGTTagtaatttgattattaatatttGACATCATTGCATTATATAAACAAGTATAGCATTTAAATTCGTATTGATTATTATTAGTGTTAAATAGattccataattattatttactatgATGAAACTAACTAATTAAACAATACGTGTAATGTGTTTTGTAAGGTAACTTTAAGTATTTAGCTATTAAGGTTAACTTGCCATACCCTATTCAGGGTCCATGTTGTacaattcaatttaaaataccATCTGTAAATACCAtggaatgcaataaataaatgaaaatgaaaaaaggATTACGCCTTTGACAGTATTAAGTTCACATAACCATTTACTTTTTGTTAGAAAATAGATAAGATAAAATACTccttattgcacacctcaacaAAATGTATCTGAAAAAAATCACAAGTGGCGATAGTAATAATCCCAgttatttaattttcattagTTCGTCTCAAAACTGCGTCATTTAAATAACAGTCATACCTAGACGAAGACAtttgactttgttttataccaaaactattttttttttactatgggaGGTTTTCACTACCACTGGCTATCTTTTTTTCCATTTCATTACTCCCGTGACAATCCGCATTAAAGAATAAAGGTATGGGCCCTAAAAGGAAAAGGTCCCTACCTTAAATGAAGCAATTCAGTACAATACTTGGGCCCTGCTCGTACTACCGTATATAATTTTGAAAGGGCGGGCCATAAGCGATTCCATTGTTTCATTGTTGAACCGTGAAAAATGTCATGGATCATTATGTTTTCGTTTACATTACAATGTACTTTCCAACTTGCTTCTTAGTTTGAAGAAAGTTATTAACCAATGCAAAACGGGTTAGAATTGCGatttttttacgtaaaaaaAGTGTGGTGCTCTGCTCAGCACTCTTTTTtaccgagcgttagcgaaggtctccgtttcagcttggtcAAAGATTTCGAATGTTTGTATGTTCTCCTCTGCATGTCGCATTtattaaccgattctcgtgaaatatTGTGAGCAGTAAGATATAATTTTTCTGTCGAttcattttttgttttttttttcaaaatggcggaaatTGGTCTAAATTACTTAAGCGCTACTAGGGTCTAAGGCACTTAAGACTATTGTGACTTTGCTGTGATAATGATTCAACgaattaagtattttttacgTATGCAAAATTTGCAAAGACTACAGCTCACAAAGCCACTGgtaataaggggtcatccattaattacatcacacgtttagggggagggagggggtcaagaaaatgtgacatattgtgacatgggggaggggggagacccaaactttgtgacgtcactttaacttcatcagtacctaaccgaaaatttatttaaattattttattcgctgtacatttaaataacaagtttttaaaacgataatcgttttcaTTCGTTTAATtgtctttcctaagcagttttgggttataaaattactaatatttatatcgtcaaaaatattttgataaaatattaataatacttaggtacttacttaattcgatttggcgatttcgtagaaaaaatgtgacgtcacactaggggggaggggtttgccaaatgtgaccaagtgtgacaaggagggggggggaggggtcaaaaaacctagaaattcgtgtgacgtaattaatggatgacccctaattatCATCCTTAACTGTGTGAGGTATGCactaaagagtattgtattgtattacgAGCGTGTGTGAGTTTTAGTATTGTGTATATATGAGAGGAGTTTTTGATACAACTCACCTTCTATTGGCCTCAGGAGTAGTGTTGGAGACGACGTTCTCGTACTCATTCTGTGTGTGCGTCGGCGAGGACTCGACGCTACCGTCGCCGACTTTGTAGCATACCATCTTGCCGTTTATCTCACTGTGAATAAGGCACAGAATTGTGTGTAAGCTTATTATGgctatcctggtcacggcaccaaagtGTAACATTAATTTAAGTGTATATTCTTTATTTCAACACATACAAGACAAATTCAAAACAGATGTAGAATGTAAGGTAGCAACAGGCAAGAAACAGTTTTCTTCAATCTAGTTCAAGAAAGCATCATAATCTACTGAGTGATACATAGCCTCAGTGAAATGACAAGTTCTCTTACCCGGCTAATATGAATCCTCGCGGCGCCTGCCGCATCCGCGAGCATACGATCACGTCCGTCACGGGTGGCAAGCGCGGCTCTACTGCCCCtctgaatataaaaataatgtattagtTGTTTTGGAAGTCAGACACTCTAGTTTTATTATACTGTAGTAAATTTTACAATATTTGAGAGAACAGACTACCACTTACAAACTAATATTCACGTTGATATTTTCTATAGAGCGAAAGTTGTATAATCGAGATTAGAATCAAGTTACTAGAGAGAGACCTCAAGATTGCTGTTCATATTTTTGGCAACAGTATTATGATTTATCAAAACTCTGCTGGCTGAACCCACTACAGTTAAGGGGAATGCATGGATCAATAAGAACAAATGTACCTTGACACTCGTGTACACAAGCGCCGCTTGCCCGCCCGCCCGGCCACACTGTAGCCAGGCGGGGCCGCCTCGCGCTCGCCGACCACTGCTATACCGTCCATCACGTAGCCCGGCACGCCTGGAACATTAGAAAAACGTCAGACAAGAGCAAAATTTAATGACGAGTTGTTCCGATACCAGTCAATTAGATCATACGCCCCGAACAACAcgctaagtacctacttacttatttgCCTATTTACGCAGAAT
This region includes:
- the LOC134678468 gene encoding uncharacterized protein LOC134678468 isoform X1; translation: MSRVLSALNGALPDSRPLLSLQIVETVAKCPAGYVAVSRTYDEDADAGLLRQNGLFGKKPTHYICLSKSEGVPGYVMDGIAVVGEREAAPPGYSVAGRAGKRRLCTRVSRGAVEPRLPPVTDVIVCSRMRQAPRGFILAGEINGKMVCYKVGDGSVESSPTHTQNEYENVVSNTTPEANRSSISSKLYHDILVWTNRLRAAPERPPKLSPIISDLKNMNVSAYPNIEDFTTGHDYEALSPSYNIKPARPAPRPPSTEPPVTSPPPPHRKKGPAPLPRNNYQTLGGYSGLEGVPFVLNSRLRGLPDDALTQFPMIKKRTRFELDRDYSYSFTAERQT
- the LOC134678468 gene encoding uncharacterized protein LOC134678468 isoform X2 gives rise to the protein MSRVLSALNGALPDSRPLLSLQIVETVAKCPAGYVAVSRTYDEDADAGLLRQNGLFGKKPTHYICLSKSEGVPGYVMDGIAVVGEREAAPPGYSVAGRAGKRRLCTRVSRGAVEPRLPPVTDVIVCSRMRQAPRGFILAGEINGKMVCYKVGDGSVESSPTHTQNEYENVVSNTTPEANRRLRAAPERPPKLSPIISDLKNMNVSAYPNIEDFTTGHDYEALSPSYNIKPARPAPRPPSTEPPVTSPPPPHRKKGPAPLPRNNYQTLGGYSGLEGVPFVLNSRLRGLPDDALTQFPMIKKRTRFELDRDYSYSFTAERQT